CACGCGCGTGCATGCGCGACCTGCTCGCCCTCGCGGAACCGCCGACCGCGGTCGTCGCGGGGAACAACCGGATCCTCCTGGGTGTGATGGAGGAGATCGCGGAGTCCTCCTCCCCGTCGCCCGCGGTGATCGGGTTCGACGAACCGGAATGGGCGCAGGTGCTCGGCATCAGCGCGGTGACCGGAGACGTCGAGGCCCTCGGACGCCAAGCCGCCCGGCTGGCCGTTGCCCGCCTCGGCGATCGCACCCGGAGCTTCGAGAACGTGGTGCTGCCGATGCGGCTCATCGCGCGGCGTTCCACGGCATCCGGCGAGCGCTGACGCCCGCTTCGAGAGGATTCGGGCGCTTCGGAAGGATGTCTCACCGGCATCCGTCCTCCCGAAGCGCGGATCTCCTCCCGAAGCGACCGGCGGATTCGTGCCGATGGCGTCAGACGAGAGCAGCCGCGTCGCGCAGCTCCTGCTCGCGCAGGGCGCGCTCGACCTTCTCCACGTCGCGGACCGCACCGCGGTCGGCCGACGTCGCCATCGCGGCGTAGGCGCGCAGCGCGAGCGACACCGGCCGCGCGCGGTCGACGGGTCGGTACCCGGTGCCGTCGAGCAGCCGCGCGCGTCGCTCCTCCAGTTCTGCGTCGCTCACGCGCAGGGTCATGCCGCGGGAGGGGATGTCGATGTCGATGATGTCGCCGTCCTCGACGAGCGCGATCACTCCGCCGGCGGCCGCCTCGGGGGAGACGTGGCCGATCGACAGGCCCGAGGTGCCGCCCGAGAAGCGGCCGTCGGTGATCAGCGCGCACACCTTGCCCAGGCCGCGGCCCTTGAGGAACGACGTCGGGTGCAGCATCTCCTGCATGCCCGGCCCGCCCTTCGGTCCCTCGTAGCGGATCACGACCACGTCGCCCGGCTGCACCTTCTTGCCGAGGATCTTCGAGACGGCCTCCTCCTGCGACTCGCAGACGACCGCAGGGCCGGAGAAGACGAGGATCGACGGGTCGACGCCGGCCGTCTTCACGACCGCACCGTCGATCGCGAGGTTTCCGCGGAGCACCGCGAGACCGCCGTCGACCGAGTAGGCGTGCTCGACGTCGCGGATGCATCCGGTCTCGGCATCCTCATCGAGCGCCGCCCACCGCTCGGACTGCGAGAAGGCGCTCGACGAGCGGACACCCCCGGGCGCTGCGTACCAGAGGTCGTGCGCGGCCTCCGTCGCCTTGCCGCCGCGGATGTCCCAGTCGTCGAGCCAGCCGGCGAACGACGTCGAGTGGATCGTCGACACGTTCTCGTCGAGCAATCCTCCGCGGCGCAGCTCTCCGAGCACGGCGGGGATGCCGCCGGCACGGTGCACGTCCTCCATGTAGTACATGCGGCCGTACGCCGGGTTCGGCGCGATCTTGGCGAGGCAGGGCACCCGACGGGAGACCGCGTCGATCTCGTCCAGGCCGAAGTCGATGCCGGCCTCGTGTGCCGCGGCGAGCAGGTGCAGGATCGTGTTCGTCGACCCGCCCATCGCGATGTCGAGGGCCATGGCGTTCTCGAACGCCGCGAAACTCGCGACCTCGCGGGGGAGGACCGAGGAGTCGTCCTCGTCGTAGAAGCGGCGGGTGATCTCGACGGCGACCTCGCCGGCCCGCTCGTACAGGGCGCGACGCGCAGTGTGCGTGGCCAGCACCGAGCCGTTGCCCGGGAGGGCGAGACCCAGCGCCTCGACGAGGCAGTTCATCGAGTTCGCGGTGAACATGCCCGAGCACGAGCCGCAGGTCGGGCAGGCGTTCTCCTCGATGCGCTTCATGTCGGCATCCGACACGGTGTCGTTCGCCGCCTCGGAGATCGCGTCGACCAGGTCGAGCGTGCGCACCGAGCCGTCGACGAGCGTCGCGCGGCCGGCCTCCATGGGTCCGCCCGAGACGAACACCGTGGGGATGTTCAGGCGCAGTGCTGCCATCAGCATGCCGGGCGTGATCTTGTCGCAGTTCGAGATGCACACGAGGGCGTCGGCCTGATGCGCGTTGACCATGTACTCGACCGAGTCGGCGATCAGGTCGCGCGACGGCAACGAGTAGAGCATCCCGCCGTGGCCCATCGCGATGCCGTCGTCGACCGCGATGGTGTTGAACTCGCGGGGGATGCCGCCCGCCGCCGAGATCGCGTCCGAGACGATGCGTCCCACCGGCTGCAGGTGCGTGTGGCCGGGGACGAACTCGGTGAAGCTGTTCGCGACGGCGATCATCGGCTTTCCGAAGTCGGCGGCGTTGACGCCGGCGGCACGGAAGAGGGCGCGGGCTCCGGCGGCGTTGCGGCCGTGCGTGACGGTACGGGAGCGAAGAGGGGTGGGCATGATCCCACTCTCGCCTCGAGGAGCGGATGCCGGAAGACGGCGCTGACACTAGTAGTGAGAGCACTAGGTTTGTTCCATGGCGACCGACGAGGAGCAGCGCAAGGAGCTCGGAGCCTTCCTCCGTGCCCGGCGCGAGCAGCTCGATCGGGGCGCGTACGGCCTTCCGCCTGCCGGGCGCGGCCGCACGGTCGGCCTGCGCCGGGAGGAGATCTCGTACCTCTCCGGCGTCAGCGTCACCTGGTACACCTGGCTCGAGCAGGGGCGGGACATCAATCCGTCGCGTCAGGTGCTGGATGCCGTCGCCACCGCCCTGCACCTGAGCGTCGCCGAGCACGACTACGCGCTGCGTCTGGCCGGCTTCACCCCGACACGGCCCGGCTCGGAAGAGGCGGTCGAGACGGCGCCCGCGCACGTGCAGCGCTTCCTCGATGCGCTGGAGGAGCACCCCGCGTATGCGCTGGCACCCGACTGGGGTGTGGCCGGCTGGAACAGCGCCTACGAGGCTCTCTACCCGAACGTCGCCACGACCCCGCCGGAGAAGCGCAATCTCCTGTGGCTCATCTTCACCGATCCGGCGGTGCGCGAACTGCTCGACGACTGGGACGACACCAGCCGCCGCTTCCTCGCCGAGTTCCGCGCCGAGGCGGGTCCTCGGCTGGGCGACCCGCGCTACCGTGACCTGGTCGGGCGCCTCATGGAGGCGAGCCCCGAGTTCCGGGAGCGGTGGGAGAGCCACGACGTGCGCGGTTTCGAGTCGCGGGAGCGGGTGTTCCAGCATCCGACGCTCGGACGCCTCGTCTTCGAGCACCACCAGCTGCGGCCATCGGATCAGACCGAGATCCAGCTCGTCGTCTACACGCCGTCGGATGCCGCGGCCCGGGCGAGATTCTTCCGCCGCCGCGATTGACGACGCATCCTCCCGCACACCACGGAGCCGCACCCTCCGCTCCGCTCACGAAGAGAGCGAGGCGGCGGATACGGCTCCGCGGCGGGGGTCGCCGGCAGGGGTTATGCGCGGCGACGACGGACCAGCAGGAGCCCACCCGCGGCGATGAGCGCGAGGGCGATGCTCGCGATGCCGGTCCACAGCACCGCATCCGCTCCGGTCACGGCGAGGCCGTCGCCGTCACCGCCGGACTGTCCAGGACCTGTGCCGGGGCCTGGGGTGCCCGGGCCTGGGGTGCCCGGGACGGACGCGGCGGTGACCGTGAGGGTCGCCTCCGCGCTGAGGTCGCCCTGCGCGAGGGTGACGGGGTAGGCGCCGGGCGCGACGCCCGGCACGCGGAGGATGTAGGAGACCTCTCCGTCGGCGTTCGCGGCGACGGTGCCGAACGGGCTCCCGTCGAACGTCACGGCGACGTCCTGATCCGGCGTGAACCCGCTGCCGGTGAGCAGGACACCCGTCGCAGCGAGCGCGTCCGTCGCGATGCTCGAGACGCCCAGCACCAGCTCCGGATCGCTGGGGATCGGATCCTCGGTGACCGTCAGCGTCGCCTCGCCGAGGATGTCGCCCGGTGCCAGAGCGGCCGTGATGCCTCCGCGCGGTGCGAGACCGGGGCCCTGCACGAGCTGCACGGTGTGCACACCCGCGGCGACGTCGGCGACGGTGAACGCCGCCGTTCCCG
This genomic interval from Microbacterium sp. LWH11-1.2 contains the following:
- the ilvD gene encoding dihydroxy-acid dehydratase, which gives rise to MPTPLRSRTVTHGRNAAGARALFRAAGVNAADFGKPMIAVANSFTEFVPGHTHLQPVGRIVSDAISAAGGIPREFNTIAVDDGIAMGHGGMLYSLPSRDLIADSVEYMVNAHQADALVCISNCDKITPGMLMAALRLNIPTVFVSGGPMEAGRATLVDGSVRTLDLVDAISEAANDTVSDADMKRIEENACPTCGSCSGMFTANSMNCLVEALGLALPGNGSVLATHTARRALYERAGEVAVEITRRFYDEDDSSVLPREVASFAAFENAMALDIAMGGSTNTILHLLAAAHEAGIDFGLDEIDAVSRRVPCLAKIAPNPAYGRMYYMEDVHRAGGIPAVLGELRRGGLLDENVSTIHSTSFAGWLDDWDIRGGKATEAAHDLWYAAPGGVRSSSAFSQSERWAALDEDAETGCIRDVEHAYSVDGGLAVLRGNLAIDGAVVKTAGVDPSILVFSGPAVVCESQEEAVSKILGKKVQPGDVVVIRYEGPKGGPGMQEMLHPTSFLKGRGLGKVCALITDGRFSGGTSGLSIGHVSPEAAAGGVIALVEDGDIIDIDIPSRGMTLRVSDAELEERRARLLDGTGYRPVDRARPVSLALRAYAAMATSADRGAVRDVEKVERALREQELRDAAALV
- a CDS encoding helix-turn-helix transcriptional regulator encodes the protein MATDEEQRKELGAFLRARREQLDRGAYGLPPAGRGRTVGLRREEISYLSGVSVTWYTWLEQGRDINPSRQVLDAVATALHLSVAEHDYALRLAGFTPTRPGSEEAVETAPAHVQRFLDALEEHPAYALAPDWGVAGWNSAYEALYPNVATTPPEKRNLLWLIFTDPAVRELLDDWDDTSRRFLAEFRAEAGPRLGDPRYRDLVGRLMEASPEFRERWESHDVRGFESRERVFQHPTLGRLVFEHHQLRPSDQTEIQLVVYTPSDAAARARFFRRRD